The following proteins are encoded in a genomic region of uncultured Fretibacterium sp.:
- a CDS encoding D-Ala-D-Ala carboxypeptidase family metallohydrolase, producing MRYDVGYFMPEEFLCPCCGEGRASRLLVLWLDLLRRAWGGPVRVNSGYRCTAHNREVGGAPRSRHLVGCAADVAPVLPETGGFFDLARRLCALTGWELIVHDRYVHIAVPVSESEDLWEGGSIFVGLGAL from the coding sequence ATGCGTTATGATGTGGGGTACTTTATGCCCGAGGAGTTCCTCTGTCCCTGTTGCGGCGAGGGGCGGGCGTCCCGGCTTCTGGTGTTGTGGCTGGATCTTCTTCGGAGGGCCTGGGGCGGCCCCGTGCGCGTCAACTCGGGGTATCGGTGTACGGCTCACAACCGGGAGGTCGGCGGCGCGCCGCGAAGCCGCCATTTGGTGGGCTGCGCGGCGGACGTGGCCCCCGTGCTGCCCGAGACCGGCGGCTTTTTCGACCTGGCGCGGAGGTTGTGCGCCCTTACCGGCTGGGAGCTGATCGTCCACGACCGTTATGTCCATATCGCCGTGCCCGTGTCGGAGTCGGAGGACCTCTGGGAGGGCGGGAGCATTTTTGTGGGGCTGGGGGCCCTGTGA
- the nrdG gene encoding anaerobic ribonucleoside-triphosphate reductase activating protein, whose protein sequence is MRLRVAGIVEESFVDGPGIRFTVFVQGCPHRCPGCHNPQTHAYEGGFWVAVGPLLARMEENPLLDGLSLSGGEPFEQAEPLAELAEGAQARGYDVMTWSGYTFEFLMAHRDERPGWRRLLDASDVLVDGPFLIAQRSLGLSYRGSRNQRILDLRRSIAENAPVLRPL, encoded by the coding sequence ATGCGTCTCCGTGTCGCGGGCATCGTCGAGGAGTCGTTCGTGGACGGGCCCGGCATTCGCTTTACGGTGTTCGTGCAGGGCTGTCCGCACCGCTGCCCCGGCTGCCACAACCCGCAGACCCACGCCTACGAGGGCGGGTTCTGGGTAGCGGTGGGGCCGCTCTTGGCACGGATGGAGGAAAACCCGCTGCTGGACGGCCTGAGCCTGAGCGGCGGAGAGCCCTTCGAGCAGGCGGAGCCCCTTGCGGAGCTGGCCGAGGGGGCGCAGGCGCGCGGGTACGACGTGATGACCTGGAGCGGCTACACCTTCGAGTTCCTGATGGCGCACCGGGACGAGCGGCCGGGGTGGCGCCGGCTGCTGGACGCCTCGGACGTCCTCGTGGACGGGCCGTTCCTCATCGCCCAGCGGAGCCTGGGGCTGTCCTACAGGGGCTCCAGGAACCAGCGCATTTTGGACCTTCGGCGTTCCATAGCTGAGAACGCTCCGGTCCTCCGCCCTCTTTGA
- a CDS encoding anaerobic ribonucleoside triphosphate reductase: MFVKIRKRDGREVPFNAEKIAGAILKALAAVADDTGEAARQDTALALTEQVAERMEKELAGCVPQVEEIQDIVENVLIDSGHGRAAKAYILYRARRSQAREMKSRLMNIYEDLTFREAQDNDLKRENANIDGDTAMGTMLRYGSEGAKYFNEIFVLRPEHAEAHRNGDIHIHDMDFLTLTTTCCQIDIKKLFKGGFGTGHGTLREPAGIRSAAALACIALQSNQNDQHGGQSIPMFDFALAPYVARTFKGLYRKNLAKVLGMLPDADDAAEWVEALHEELRGAPDGTIRLGNPEPFQALERSRLERRFGDGPAARAQALALSEAERETDRETYQAMEALVHNLNTMHSRAGAQVPFSSLNYGTDTSPEGRSVVKNLLLATEAGLGHGETPIFPVSIFKVKEGVNYAPGDPNYDLFRLACRVSAKRLFPNFAFIDAPFNLQYYRPGEPDTEIAYMGCRTRVIGNVADPGRQIVTGRGNLSFTSVNLPRLGLLSGRDRAGFFRMLDDKIDLVIRQLLDRLEIQSRKKVKNFPFLMGQGIWMDSEKLGWNDEVREVLRHGSLSLGFIGLAECLKALTGKHHGESEASQALGLEIVGHMRSRMDEASRKHGLNFTLLATPAEGLSGRFVRMDRKRFGPIEGITDRDYYTNSFHVPVHHNIRAFDKIRLEAPYHELTNAGHITYIEMDGDPSRNLDAFEKVVRAMKEAGIGYGAINHPLDRDPVCGYTGVIDDVCPGCGRSEGGVRFERIRRITGYLVGTLDRFNDAKKAEEHDRVHHTGAH, from the coding sequence ATGTTCGTAAAGATCCGAAAACGGGACGGCCGTGAGGTGCCGTTCAACGCGGAGAAGATCGCCGGGGCCATTCTGAAGGCCCTGGCCGCGGTCGCGGATGACACGGGGGAGGCGGCCAGGCAGGACACGGCGCTCGCCCTGACGGAACAGGTCGCGGAGCGTATGGAAAAGGAGCTCGCGGGGTGCGTCCCCCAGGTGGAGGAGATCCAGGACATCGTGGAGAACGTCCTCATCGACTCCGGGCACGGGCGCGCGGCCAAGGCCTACATCCTCTACCGCGCCCGCCGCAGCCAGGCGCGCGAGATGAAGAGCCGCCTGATGAACATCTACGAGGACCTGACCTTCCGCGAAGCGCAGGACAACGACCTGAAGCGCGAGAACGCCAACATCGACGGCGACACCGCCATGGGGACGATGCTCCGCTACGGGTCCGAGGGGGCGAAGTACTTCAACGAGATCTTCGTCCTGCGCCCCGAGCACGCGGAGGCGCACCGAAACGGCGACATTCACATCCACGACATGGATTTCCTGACCCTGACGACGACCTGCTGCCAGATCGACATCAAAAAGCTCTTCAAGGGCGGGTTCGGCACGGGGCACGGCACGCTGCGCGAGCCCGCGGGCATCCGCAGCGCGGCGGCCCTGGCCTGCATCGCGCTCCAGTCCAACCAGAACGACCAGCACGGCGGGCAGAGCATCCCCATGTTCGACTTCGCCCTGGCCCCCTACGTCGCCAGGACCTTCAAGGGCCTCTACCGGAAGAACCTGGCCAAGGTCCTCGGGATGCTGCCCGACGCGGACGACGCCGCCGAGTGGGTCGAGGCCCTGCACGAGGAGCTGCGCGGCGCCCCGGACGGGACAATCCGCCTGGGGAACCCCGAGCCCTTCCAGGCCCTGGAACGCTCTCGCCTGGAGCGGCGGTTCGGGGACGGGCCCGCCGCGCGGGCACAGGCCCTGGCCCTGAGCGAGGCGGAGCGCGAGACGGACCGGGAGACCTATCAGGCCATGGAGGCCCTGGTCCACAACCTGAACACCATGCACAGCCGCGCCGGGGCCCAAGTGCCCTTCAGCTCGCTCAACTACGGGACGGACACGTCGCCCGAGGGACGCAGCGTCGTGAAGAACCTCCTGCTCGCCACGGAGGCGGGGCTGGGACACGGCGAGACCCCCATCTTTCCCGTGAGCATCTTCAAGGTCAAGGAGGGCGTGAACTACGCGCCGGGCGACCCCAACTACGACCTCTTCCGGCTGGCCTGCCGCGTCAGCGCCAAGCGGCTCTTCCCGAACTTCGCATTCATCGACGCGCCCTTCAACCTCCAATACTACCGTCCGGGGGAGCCCGATACCGAGATCGCCTACATGGGGTGCCGGACGCGCGTCATCGGCAACGTCGCCGACCCCGGCCGCCAGATCGTGACGGGCCGCGGGAACCTGAGCTTCACCAGCGTCAACCTGCCGAGGCTGGGGCTCCTGAGCGGGCGGGACCGGGCCGGGTTCTTCCGGATGCTGGACGACAAAATAGACCTGGTGATCCGCCAGCTCCTGGACCGCCTGGAGATCCAGTCCCGGAAGAAGGTCAAGAACTTCCCGTTCCTGATGGGACAGGGGATCTGGATGGACTCTGAGAAACTGGGCTGGAATGACGAGGTGCGCGAGGTGCTCCGGCACGGCTCGCTGTCCCTGGGGTTCATCGGCCTGGCGGAGTGCCTCAAGGCCCTCACCGGGAAACACCACGGCGAGAGCGAGGCGTCCCAGGCCCTGGGGCTGGAGATCGTCGGGCACATGCGCTCGCGCATGGATGAGGCCTCGCGGAAGCACGGGCTGAACTTCACCCTGCTGGCAACGCCGGCCGAGGGCCTGTCCGGCCGATTCGTCCGGATGGACAGGAAGCGGTTCGGGCCGATCGAGGGGATCACCGACCGCGACTACTACACCAACAGCTTTCACGTCCCCGTGCACCACAATATCCGCGCGTTCGACAAAATCCGCCTGGAGGCGCCCTACCACGAGCTGACGAACGCAGGACACATCACCTACATCGAGATGGACGGAGACCCGTCCCGGAACCTGGACGCGTTCGAGAAGGTCGTGCGCGCCATGAAGGAGGCGGGGATCGGGTACGGGGCCATCAACCACCCGCTGGACCGCGACCCCGTCTGCGGGTACACGGGCGTCATCGACGACGTCTGCCCCGGATGCGGCCGCTCGGAGGGCGGCGTGCGCTTCGAGCGCATCCGCAGGATCACGGGCTACCTGGTGGGGACGCTCGACCGATTCAATGACGCCAAAAAAGCCGAGGAACACGACCGTGTGCACCACACCGGAGCGCACTGA
- the yqeC gene encoding selenium cofactor biosynthesis protein YqeC, with product MVSNIADAGAFFAPFGLGGQGRELVSLVGGGGKTTLLRALGRFLSRSGTTLLTTTTKVAPNDLPLLLLEGYEGPEEDVERIRSALRLHSPLLAAQRHVREGDREKLEGLPPEAVDRLWNGKAADFLICEADGARHKPLKAWADWEPPIPSRTTLLCAVLGADRLGEPLTEDCVHRMALMTERFGFRPGDTLTPDRLAVLLESPHGYLKNAPPAGRRIVLLNRSDLLPPARLYALTRDFLPRTARLLSSWDLLILGSLHALRVEAILMPERGR from the coding sequence ATGGTGTCGAATATCGCGGATGCGGGGGCTTTTTTCGCCCCGTTCGGGCTTGGGGGACAGGGACGAGAGCTGGTCAGCCTCGTGGGCGGGGGCGGGAAGACGACGCTGCTCCGGGCGCTGGGGAGGTTTCTGTCCCGCAGCGGCACGACGCTCCTGACCACGACGACGAAGGTGGCCCCTAACGATCTGCCCCTGCTCCTCCTGGAGGGGTATGAGGGGCCGGAGGAGGATGTGGAGCGTATCCGTTCCGCGCTTCGGCTCCACTCCCCGCTGCTGGCGGCCCAAAGGCACGTGCGGGAAGGGGACCGGGAGAAGCTGGAGGGCCTTCCCCCCGAGGCGGTCGATCGCCTCTGGAACGGCAAGGCGGCCGATTTCCTGATCTGCGAGGCGGACGGGGCAAGGCACAAGCCTCTGAAGGCCTGGGCCGATTGGGAGCCGCCGATCCCGTCCCGAACGACGCTCCTCTGCGCGGTGCTCGGCGCGGACCGGCTGGGCGAGCCCCTGACGGAGGACTGCGTCCACCGCATGGCGCTGATGACGGAGCGTTTCGGGTTCCGCCCCGGGGATACCCTGACCCCCGACCGGCTGGCGGTCCTGTTGGAGTCCCCCCACGGGTACCTGAAGAACGCACCCCCTGCGGGCAGGAGGATCGTCCTTCTGAACCGCTCCGACCTGCTGCCCCCCGCCCGACTCTACGCCCTGACACGGGACTTTCTGCCCCGAACCGCTCGGCTGCTGAGCTCCTGGGACCTTTTGATCCTGGGCTCCCTGCACGCGCTGCGCGTCGAGGCCATCCTGATGCCGGAGCGGGGCCGATGA
- a CDS encoding DUF2922 domain-containing protein — protein MATRLKLVFSGAGEKKVTMLFPYARSSATGAEVKALMQGIVADGSIYENVPKGIVGAEFLASTSTPINLG, from the coding sequence ATGGCGACGCGTTTGAAGCTCGTGTTCTCGGGCGCTGGGGAGAAGAAGGTCACCATGCTGTTTCCCTATGCGCGCAGTTCCGCCACGGGGGCCGAGGTGAAGGCCCTGATGCAGGGGATCGTAGCCGACGGCAGCATCTACGAGAATGTGCCGAAGGGGATCGTCGGGGCGGAGTTCCTGGCCAGCACCAGCACTCCGATCAACCTGGGGTAG
- a CDS encoding YvrJ family protein yields MDGMETFVQAVLQNGFSVAVAAFLLLRMERELRGLREAIERLRHCQTCRFSPLAPDAEEGG; encoded by the coding sequence ATGGATGGGATGGAGACGTTCGTCCAGGCCGTGCTCCAGAACGGCTTTTCGGTGGCCGTGGCCGCGTTTTTGCTGCTGCGGATGGAGCGTGAGCTCAGGGGGCTGAGGGAGGCCATCGAAAGGCTGAGGCACTGCCAGACCTGCCGTTTTTCCCCCCTGGCGCCCGACGCCGAGGAAGGGGGGTAA
- a CDS encoding DUF1659 domain-containing protein, which translates to MAVAENAYRSGVSLKLNAGTNAATGRMIVKGCSLGKVRPGADAEAVVRVADLLAAVLEYPVVRMERTEVSTLEKQ; encoded by the coding sequence ATGGCTGTTGCCGAGAATGCGTACAGGAGCGGGGTCTCGCTGAAGCTGAATGCGGGAACCAACGCGGCTACGGGCAGGATGATCGTCAAGGGATGTTCCCTGGGCAAGGTCAGGCCTGGTGCGGACGCCGAGGCGGTCGTGAGGGTCGCGGACCTGCTGGCGGCTGTGCTGGAGTATCCCGTGGTGCGGATGGAGCGGACGGAGGTCAGCACGCTGGAGAAGCAGTAG
- a CDS encoding DUF364 domain-containing protein, producing the protein MWRLYDELIAGIPSGIAVSSYNIACRWTTVVAGGNTGVAHTTHGGGPGRLHRGPLTGMALRDAAALSKSWNFLEATLGVAALNAYYNSWDRVRALPGFEEAGEPRDDIESRTEKNAFYAFRDEIAGKRVAIIGHFPHIEELIAPLCRLSILERDPVPGDYPDSACEYILPEQDYVFITGMTLVNKTLPRLLQICRDAKVSLVGPTVPLSPVLFGHGADNLSGFVCTEPERLDEAIRRGCSMEIFAGGRMVSVDGPRSGRRPG; encoded by the coding sequence TTGTGGCGCCTGTACGATGAACTGATTGCGGGGATCCCTTCCGGCATCGCCGTGAGCTCCTACAACATCGCCTGCCGGTGGACGACGGTCGTCGCGGGCGGAAACACCGGCGTCGCCCACACGACGCATGGAGGGGGCCCCGGCCGCCTGCACCGCGGGCCCCTGACGGGCATGGCGCTGCGGGACGCGGCGGCCCTGTCCAAATCCTGGAATTTTCTGGAGGCCACCCTGGGCGTCGCGGCCCTGAACGCGTACTACAACTCCTGGGACAGGGTCCGGGCACTCCCCGGCTTCGAGGAGGCCGGCGAGCCGAGGGACGACATCGAGAGTCGGACGGAGAAGAACGCCTTTTACGCGTTCCGCGACGAGATCGCGGGGAAAAGGGTGGCCATCATCGGGCACTTCCCCCACATCGAGGAGCTGATAGCGCCGCTGTGCCGGCTCTCCATCCTGGAGCGCGACCCCGTGCCGGGCGACTACCCCGACAGCGCCTGCGAGTACATCCTGCCCGAGCAGGACTACGTCTTCATCACCGGCATGACCCTTGTCAACAAGACGCTGCCGCGCCTCCTGCAGATTTGCCGGGACGCCAAGGTGTCTCTGGTGGGACCTACGGTGCCGCTTTCCCCCGTCCTCTTCGGACACGGCGCCGACAACCTCTCCGGGTTCGTCTGCACGGAGCCGGAGAGGTTGGACGAGGCCATCCGGCGGGGCTGCTCGATGGAGATCTTCGCGGGAGGGCGCATGGTCAGCGTCGACGGGCCCCGCTCCGGGAGGCGTCCGGGATGA
- a CDS encoding nucleotidyltransferase family protein — protein MIALLPAAGLSRRMGTQKLLLPFGAGTVLETVIGNLRAAGLTPILCVLSEATLRGLQPLGEDVTVRINPAPERGYASSLAIALDALGRAEPASLREGPFCLMLGDLPTAQARDMARLRAAFERRPSGYTALAPRRDGRYGHPIFLEGIWRGRLRAAAGDRGGRSILEAHEGEVLTVEGEDGFFDDLDTPEDYRRACRPQV, from the coding sequence ATGATCGCCCTGCTTCCCGCCGCGGGGCTGTCGCGCCGCATGGGGACGCAGAAGCTGCTGCTTCCGTTCGGGGCCGGAACGGTCCTGGAGACCGTCATCGGAAACCTGCGCGCCGCCGGGCTGACCCCGATCCTCTGCGTCCTCTCCGAGGCGACGCTCCGGGGACTCCAGCCCCTTGGGGAGGACGTGACGGTACGGATCAACCCGGCCCCGGAACGGGGCTACGCCTCCTCGCTCGCGATCGCCCTCGACGCGCTGGGCAGGGCAGAGCCCGCTTCCCTCCGGGAGGGGCCCTTTTGCCTGATGCTCGGGGACCTGCCGACGGCCCAGGCGCGCGACATGGCGCGGCTGCGAGCGGCCTTCGAGCGCAGGCCGAGCGGATACACCGCATTGGCCCCACGTCGGGACGGCCGGTACGGACACCCGATCTTCCTGGAGGGCATCTGGCGCGGCCGCCTGCGGGCCGCGGCGGGCGACCGGGGCGGGCGCAGCATCCTCGAGGCCCACGAAGGAGAGGTTCTGACGGTGGAGGGGGAGGACGGCTTCTTCGACGACCTGGACACCCCGGAGGACTATCGGAGGGCCTGCCGCCCGCAGGTCTGA